One Pyrus communis chromosome 13, drPyrComm1.1, whole genome shotgun sequence genomic window carries:
- the LOC137712510 gene encoding syntaxin-121-like, which produces MNDLLSSSFSEASPDHHVIEMTATSNELNKFFQDVESVQNELNELQKINKSLQGAHEQSKSLHNSKAVKDLRTRMDADVHTALKNAKVLKVQLDALDKSNAANRSLPGCGPGSSSDRTRTSVVNGLRKKLKDSMDSFNDLRNKISSEHRETVQRRYFTVTGENPDDKTLDLLISTGESETFLQKAIQEQGRGRVLDTIQEIQERHDGVKAMERNLNELHQVFMDMAVLVQAQGEQLDDIQGHVERANSFVHSGTQQLQKARFLQKNTRKWTCYGIIILLIIIGIILASILPKILN; this is translated from the exons ATGAACGATCTGCTCTCTAGCTCCTTCTCCGAGGCCTCGCCGGACCACCATGTCATCGAAATGACTGCAACGTCCAACGAACTCAACAAGTTTTTCCAGGATGTGGAGTCGGTCCAGAACGAGCTCAATGAGCTCCAAAAGATCAATAAGAGCTTGCAAGGCGCACACGAGCAGAGCAAGAGTCTCCACAACTCCAAGGCTGTCAAGGACCTCCGAACCCGCATGGACGCGGATGTCCATACCGCCCTCAAGAACGCTAAGGTTCTTAAGGTACAGTTGGATGCGTTGGACAAGTCCAACGCTGCCAACCGGAGCTTGCCTGGTTGTGGTCCAGGGTCCTCATCTGACCGGACGCGGACGTCCGTGGTCAACGGGCTGAGGAAGAAGCTAAAGGATTCCATGGATAGCTTTAATGACTTGAGGAACAAGATCTCATCGGAGCACAGAGAGACCGTTCAGCGTAGGTACTTCACGGTCACCGGAGAGAACCCCGACGACAAAACCCTAGACCTTCTCATCTCTACAG GTGAGAGCGAGACATTTTTACAGAAGGCAATCCAAGAGCAAGGAAGAGGGAGAGTTTTAGACACCATACAAGAAATTCAAGAGAGACATGATGGTGTGAAGGCCATGGAGAGAAATCTGAACGAGTTGCACCAGGTGTTCATGGACATGGCAGTTCTCGTGCAAGCTCAAGGTGAACAGTTGGACGACATTCAGGGCCACGTGGAGAGAGCTAATTCATTTGTGCATTCTGGCACTCAGCAGTTGCAGAAAGCTAGATTCTTACAGAAAAACACACGTAAATGGACTTGTTATGGCATTATAATCTTGCTCATTATCATCGGGATTATATTGGCCTCAATACTgcctaaaatattaaattag